One window of Bacillota bacterium genomic DNA carries:
- a CDS encoding (p)ppGpp synthetase produces MPNDALTQKILSYYPDADISRVQRAMEFARQAHAGQYRDSGEEYFQHPYEVALILADLQMDVDTIVAGLLHDVLEDTSVTREVLAEQFGEPVARLVEGVTKLAKISFMTREEQQARSLRKMFLAMAEDLRVIVIKLADRLHNMRTLRHLSAERQRRIATETLEIYAPLAHRLGMWSIKWEMEDLAFRTLYPDEYAELVRQIAKRREQREKEIQSVIEQLQARLKEVGIQATLQGRPKHLYSIWQKLKRQGTDLSKIYDLMAVRVIVDTVKDCYGVLGLVHTMWKPIPGRFKDYIAMPKSNMYQSLHTTVVGPSGEPLEIQIRTHEMHRVAEMGIAAHWLYKEGRSSSEFEEKVAWLRQVMEWLREMKDPQEFMETLKIDLFEDEVFVFTPKGDVKSLPAGSTPIDFAFAVHTDIGMHCVGARVNGKMVPLDYRLQNGEFVEILTSKNARPSQDWLSIVKTSKARSKIRSYFKELHREESKARGKEMLEREAKRLGLEPAEVFKVDRLDEVAKRYGLADADDLYAGVGFGKVTVAQVLSRLIGRQELEARRRQVRERQRKNGAHPGGRPEVHHRGVIVEGVENVLVRFSRCCNPVPGDEIVGYITRGRGVSVHRRDCPNLLALNDEGRRIEVRWERDPSGTYPVEILVEAVDRANLLANIIESINDGITSVGAVNARTDRQRIATINIIVDIHDVEHMKNVINRIKQVEGVLHVERARPS; encoded by the coding sequence ATGCCGAATGACGCGCTGACGCAAAAGATTCTATCATACTACCCCGACGCGGACATCAGCCGCGTGCAGCGGGCCATGGAATTCGCGCGCCAGGCCCACGCGGGGCAGTATCGGGACTCGGGCGAGGAGTATTTCCAGCACCCGTACGAAGTCGCGCTCATTCTGGCCGATTTGCAGATGGACGTCGACACCATCGTCGCGGGCTTGCTGCACGACGTCCTCGAGGATACGTCCGTCACGCGGGAGGTCTTGGCCGAGCAGTTCGGCGAGCCGGTGGCGCGGCTGGTTGAAGGCGTCACCAAGCTGGCCAAGATCTCCTTCATGACCCGGGAAGAGCAGCAGGCGCGCTCGCTGCGCAAGATGTTCCTCGCGATGGCCGAGGACTTGCGGGTCATCGTCATCAAGCTGGCCGACCGCCTGCACAACATGCGGACGCTGCGGCATTTGTCGGCGGAGCGGCAACGCCGCATCGCCACGGAGACGCTGGAGATTTACGCGCCGCTGGCGCACCGGCTCGGCATGTGGTCCATTAAATGGGAAATGGAAGATTTGGCGTTTCGCACCTTGTACCCCGATGAGTACGCGGAGCTGGTGCGGCAAATCGCCAAGCGGCGCGAGCAGCGGGAGAAGGAAATCCAGAGCGTCATCGAGCAGCTGCAGGCCCGGCTGAAGGAAGTGGGCATCCAGGCGACGCTGCAAGGGCGCCCGAAGCACCTGTACAGCATCTGGCAAAAGCTGAAGCGGCAAGGGACCGACTTGAGCAAGATTTACGACCTGATGGCGGTGCGCGTCATCGTCGACACCGTGAAGGACTGCTACGGGGTCCTCGGCTTGGTTCACACGATGTGGAAGCCGATTCCCGGCCGCTTCAAAGACTACATCGCCATGCCCAAGTCCAACATGTACCAATCGCTGCACACGACGGTGGTGGGCCCGAGCGGCGAGCCGCTGGAGATCCAGATTCGCACCCACGAAATGCACCGCGTGGCGGAGATGGGTATCGCCGCCCACTGGCTGTACAAGGAAGGGCGCAGCAGCAGCGAATTCGAGGAAAAGGTGGCCTGGCTCCGGCAAGTGATGGAATGGCTGCGGGAGATGAAAGACCCGCAGGAATTCATGGAGACGCTCAAGATCGACTTGTTCGAAGACGAAGTGTTCGTTTTCACGCCCAAGGGCGACGTCAAGAGCTTGCCGGCCGGCTCGACGCCCATCGACTTCGCCTTCGCGGTGCACACCGACATCGGCATGCACTGCGTCGGCGCGCGGGTCAACGGCAAGATGGTGCCGCTCGACTATCGCCTGCAAAACGGCGAATTCGTCGAGATTTTGACTTCGAAAAACGCTCGGCCGTCGCAGGACTGGCTGTCCATCGTCAAGACGTCGAAGGCCCGCAGCAAGATTCGCAGCTATTTCAAGGAGCTCCACCGCGAGGAAAGCAAGGCCCGCGGCAAGGAGATGCTCGAGCGCGAGGCGAAGCGCCTCGGCCTGGAGCCCGCCGAAGTGTTCAAGGTGGATCGGCTCGACGAGGTGGCCAAGCGGTACGGCTTGGCGGACGCGGACGACTTGTACGCCGGCGTCGGCTTCGGCAAGGTAACGGTGGCGCAGGTGCTGTCGCGGCTCATCGGGCGCCAGGAGCTGGAGGCGCGCCGGCGCCAGGTGCGGGAGCGGCAGCGCAAGAACGGCGCCCACCCCGGCGGGCGGCCGGAGGTGCACCACCGCGGCGTCATCGTCGAAGGCGTCGAGAACGTGCTCGTGCGTTTCTCCCGCTGCTGCAACCCGGTGCCGGGCGACGAAATCGTGGGCTACATCACCCGCGGCCGCGGCGTGTCGGTGCATCGCCGCGACTGCCCGAATCTTTTGGCGCTGAACGACGAAGGACGGCGCATCGAGGTCCGATGGGAACGGGATCCGTCGGGGACGTACCCCGTGGAGATTTTGGTGGAAGCCGTCGATCGCGCCAACTTGCTGGCCAACATCATCGAGTCCATCAACGACGGCATCACGAGCGTCGGTGCCGTCAACGCCCGCACGGACCGGCAGAGAATCGCCACGATCAACATCATCGTCGACATTCACGATGTGGAGCACATGAAGAACGTCATCAACCGCATCAAGCAAGTGGAAGGGGTCCTGCACGTCGAACGGGCCCGTCCGAGCTGA
- a CDS encoding adenine phosphoribosyltransferase, translating into MDLRALIREVPDFPKPGVNFKDVTTVMTNGEALRYIVKRMAEHFGPKKPQRIVGVESRGFLLGAPLAYELGVGFVLVRKAGKLPAEKISVEYELEYGRDRLEMHVDSIEPGMPVAIVDDLLATGGTMSATAQLVEQLQGRIVGFGFLIELTYLGGRERLKGYDVFSLVQYDK; encoded by the coding sequence ATGGATTTGCGGGCGCTCATTCGGGAAGTGCCGGACTTTCCTAAGCCGGGCGTAAATTTTAAAGATGTTACGACGGTCATGACCAACGGCGAGGCGCTGCGGTATATCGTCAAGCGCATGGCCGAGCATTTCGGCCCGAAAAAGCCGCAGCGCATCGTGGGCGTAGAATCGCGCGGCTTTCTGCTCGGCGCGCCGCTGGCGTACGAACTCGGCGTCGGTTTCGTGCTCGTGCGGAAAGCGGGCAAGCTGCCGGCGGAGAAGATCAGCGTGGAGTACGAACTCGAATACGGGCGGGACCGGCTCGAGATGCACGTCGATTCCATTGAGCCCGGGATGCCCGTGGCCATCGTCGACGACTTGCTGGCCACCGGCGGCACCATGTCCGCCACGGCCCAGCTGGTCGAGCAGCTGCAGGGGCGGATCGTCGGGTTCGGCTTTCTGATTGAGTTGACCTATCTCGGCGGACGGGAGCGGCTGAAAGGCTACGACGTGTTCTCGCTGGTGCAGTACGACAAGTAG
- the recJ gene encoding single-stranded-DNA-specific exonuclease RecJ encodes MKVHTRWIVTPPPDEALVRRVAACAGVSPLTARLLVARGYTDPEEVRAFLSADERGLHDPRLLPDMEAAAERVAAAVRRGEAVAVYGDYDVDGQTGTALLVRGLSALGLRPVWYIPERVAEGYGLNARAIDELAAAGTRLLISVDCGIRGHAEVARARAAGMDVVITDHHEPGEDLPPALAVVNPKRADSAYPFRELAGVGVAYKLLQAVWAKFGAGPLPGWALQLVALGTVADVCPLVGENRIFVRLGLERINSRPLPGLEALIQAARLQPGNITAGDVAYILGPRLNAAGRVSHAATGVRLLLSDDVAAALPLAEELERENEERRRVEAGILEEALRRVEEEDMLSDWVLVVDGERWHPGVIGIVASRLVERFARPAIVIGLDGEKGKGSGRSIRPFDLVYHLSRCADLLEQFGGHAMAAGLTVARANVPALRRRLNELAAAVLGPADLVPETRIDLEVRLGDVNEQLVLELERLAPFGAGNPTPLLAAPRALILGARTVGRDGEHLKLTLRCPETEAVYEAIGFGAGALLESAVPGTEVQVAFVPRLSEWQGRRRVEVELKALQSPLAAAEMRLALERRPHAVPAVLPGRRPAAVPVVDRRDDAPEHPLARVAYMATLAAGGARLVAALGAGEPAGALVQAASMSLHGSGTELESLPERLEQRWIVLSGDSEPGAPLHVPPAPREPWPGRGHLIVFGLPAAEDLFWSALLQAAASPGWVIHLAYGQAAVEAARQRLERRYPGLEALRWVYRALRARAGAGGILPPAEPLVRSIAAEWPGLVDPEGVAFALDVFEELRLVERDEAGRLRMGAFRQVDVGRSVRYNDGVKVKQLFGAFSRIALEAHPARLIAMAAERSSLDGFAGAHSGSAGLS; translated from the coding sequence ATGAAGGTTCATACCCGTTGGATCGTCACCCCGCCTCCGGACGAGGCGCTGGTACGCCGCGTCGCGGCCTGCGCCGGCGTGTCGCCGCTGACGGCGCGCCTTTTGGTCGCGCGCGGCTATACCGACCCGGAGGAGGTCCGAGCGTTCCTGTCGGCCGACGAGCGGGGACTGCATGACCCGCGGCTGCTGCCGGACATGGAGGCGGCCGCCGAGCGGGTGGCGGCAGCGGTCCGTCGCGGCGAGGCGGTGGCCGTCTACGGCGACTACGACGTCGACGGCCAGACCGGTACGGCGCTTTTGGTGCGCGGGCTGTCTGCCCTGGGCTTGCGGCCCGTGTGGTACATTCCCGAGCGGGTGGCCGAAGGGTACGGCCTCAACGCGCGCGCCATCGACGAGCTGGCGGCGGCCGGAACGCGCCTTCTGATTTCGGTGGACTGCGGGATTCGCGGCCACGCCGAGGTGGCGCGGGCCCGGGCGGCCGGCATGGACGTCGTCATCACGGACCACCACGAGCCGGGCGAAGACTTGCCGCCCGCCTTGGCCGTGGTGAACCCGAAGCGGGCGGACAGCGCCTACCCCTTCCGGGAGCTGGCCGGCGTCGGCGTCGCATACAAGCTGCTGCAGGCGGTGTGGGCCAAATTCGGGGCTGGACCACTGCCCGGCTGGGCGCTGCAGCTGGTGGCGCTGGGGACCGTCGCCGACGTTTGCCCGCTGGTCGGGGAAAACCGCATTTTCGTCCGCCTCGGGCTGGAACGCATCAACAGCCGGCCGTTGCCGGGGCTGGAGGCGCTCATCCAGGCGGCTCGGCTGCAGCCGGGGAACATTACGGCCGGCGATGTGGCTTACATCCTCGGGCCGCGGCTTAACGCGGCGGGCCGGGTCAGCCACGCGGCCACGGGCGTGCGGCTGCTGCTCAGCGACGACGTGGCGGCGGCTTTGCCGCTGGCCGAGGAGCTGGAGAGGGAAAACGAGGAGCGGCGCCGTGTGGAGGCCGGCATCCTTGAAGAAGCCTTGCGGCGCGTCGAAGAAGAGGATATGCTGTCGGACTGGGTGCTGGTAGTGGACGGCGAGCGCTGGCACCCGGGCGTCATCGGCATCGTGGCGTCTCGCCTGGTGGAGCGGTTTGCCCGGCCGGCCATCGTCATCGGGTTGGATGGAGAAAAAGGAAAAGGGTCCGGGCGCAGCATCCGGCCCTTTGACTTGGTGTACCATCTGAGCCGTTGCGCCGACTTGCTGGAGCAGTTCGGCGGCCACGCGATGGCAGCCGGCCTGACGGTGGCGCGCGCCAACGTGCCGGCGCTGCGCCGCCGCCTCAATGAGCTGGCGGCGGCCGTGCTGGGCCCGGCCGATTTGGTGCCGGAAACCCGGATCGATTTGGAGGTCCGGCTCGGCGACGTCAACGAACAGCTGGTGCTGGAGCTGGAGCGGCTGGCGCCGTTCGGGGCGGGCAATCCGACGCCCCTGTTGGCGGCGCCGCGGGCTCTGATCCTCGGCGCCCGGACGGTGGGGCGCGACGGCGAGCACTTGAAGCTGACGCTGCGCTGCCCGGAAACGGAAGCCGTTTACGAAGCCATCGGCTTCGGTGCGGGTGCGCTGCTGGAGTCGGCGGTGCCGGGCACGGAAGTGCAAGTGGCTTTCGTGCCGCGGCTGTCCGAATGGCAAGGACGGCGGCGCGTGGAGGTGGAGCTCAAGGCGCTGCAGTCTCCGCTGGCCGCCGCGGAAATGCGCCTAGCCCTGGAGCGGAGGCCGCACGCGGTGCCGGCCGTCCTTCCCGGCCGGCGGCCGGCGGCGGTGCCGGTCGTCGACCGGCGCGACGACGCGCCGGAGCATCCCCTGGCGCGCGTCGCGTACATGGCTACGCTGGCGGCCGGCGGCGCTCGCCTGGTAGCCGCGCTGGGCGCGGGCGAGCCGGCCGGTGCGCTGGTTCAAGCCGCCTCCATGTCGCTGCACGGCAGCGGCACCGAGCTCGAGAGCCTGCCGGAGCGGCTGGAACAGCGCTGGATCGTGCTGTCCGGCGATTCCGAGCCGGGCGCCCCGCTGCACGTCCCGCCCGCGCCGCGTGAGCCGTGGCCGGGCCGCGGTCACCTGATCGTCTTCGGCCTGCCGGCGGCCGAAGACCTCTTTTGGTCCGCGCTGCTGCAAGCGGCCGCCTCGCCGGGCTGGGTTATCCACCTGGCGTACGGCCAAGCCGCCGTGGAAGCGGCGCGGCAACGCCTCGAGCGGCGCTATCCGGGCCTCGAAGCGCTACGTTGGGTGTACCGGGCGCTGCGGGCCCGCGCCGGCGCAGGCGGGATCCTGCCGCCCGCGGAGCCGCTGGTCCGGAGCATCGCCGCCGAGTGGCCCGGGCTGGTGGATCCGGAGGGGGTGGCGTTCGCGTTGGACGTATTCGAAGAGTTGCGGCTCGTCGAACGGGACGAAGCCGGCCGGCTGCGCATGGGCGCGTTTCGCCAAGTGGACGTCGGTAGGTCGGTGCGATATAATGACGGTGTCAAAGTGAAACAATTGTTTGGCGCGTTTAGCCGGATCGCCCTCGAGGCGCATCCGGCTCGTCTAATCGCGATGGCTGCCGAGAGGAGTTCGTTGGATGGATTTGCGGGCGCTCATTCGGGAAGTGCCGGACTTTCCTAA
- a CDS encoding ABC transporter: MVTALPIGLQRRYRHLRRYRRIAEVLLRHGFGYIVESMELQHLVPLRRRIQGEEPEHRPRGARLRAALEELGPTFIKLGQMLSARPDLLPADVVAELARLQDRVPPVPFEKIAGEIERELGKPLSALFRSVDPEPIGAASIGQVHRAVLADGAEVVVKVRRPGIEDIVEVDLDILAALAQRADERWPAARVSFVEVVNEFARTLRREMDYRLEAAYTQRFRRLLADDPRVVIPQVYEQLTTSRVLVMEHVGGVKITDRDGLARLGVDPAAVAKLGAETFLKMVFLHGLFHGDPHPGNLFVLPGGRLGVIDFGIVGRLDEETLDAVADLFIGATQRDVARIIDGLLRLDAVGEDAGLGALARDLSDMLDRYHGKTLKELAVGLIVNEVIQLVHDHQLRLPADLLVLGKALVTIEGLGKQLDPDFNALEVARPFAAELLRRRVHPAALARRGTRDAVELAKTLRGLPGQLERAIQRVNRGDVRVRVAVEGLERAVKRLERGYNRIAMAVVFAALFLGSIVLLNIAPGPTLYGVPVLALIVFAAAFGTGLWLALVVIRSGPW; encoded by the coding sequence GTGGTGACGGCCTTGCCCATCGGCCTGCAACGGCGCTATCGGCATCTGCGGCGGTACCGGCGCATTGCGGAAGTGCTGCTGCGCCACGGTTTCGGCTACATCGTCGAGAGCATGGAGCTGCAGCACCTCGTGCCGCTGCGGCGCCGCATCCAAGGGGAGGAGCCGGAACACCGGCCGCGCGGGGCTCGGCTGCGGGCGGCGCTGGAGGAGCTGGGCCCGACGTTTATCAAGCTGGGGCAGATGCTCAGCGCGCGCCCCGACCTTCTTCCGGCCGACGTGGTGGCCGAGCTGGCGCGGCTGCAGGACAGAGTACCCCCGGTGCCGTTCGAAAAGATCGCGGGGGAAATCGAGCGGGAGCTGGGCAAGCCTTTGTCTGCGCTGTTCCGCTCGGTGGACCCCGAGCCCATCGGCGCGGCGTCTATCGGCCAAGTGCACCGCGCTGTGCTGGCCGACGGCGCGGAAGTCGTGGTCAAAGTACGGCGGCCGGGCATTGAGGACATCGTCGAGGTTGACTTGGACATCCTGGCCGCGCTGGCGCAGCGGGCCGACGAGCGTTGGCCGGCGGCCCGCGTCTCGTTTGTTGAGGTCGTCAACGAGTTCGCCCGGACGCTGCGGCGCGAGATGGACTACCGCCTGGAGGCGGCCTACACCCAGCGCTTTCGCCGCCTGCTGGCCGATGATCCACGCGTCGTCATCCCGCAGGTTTACGAGCAGCTGACGACCAGCCGCGTCCTGGTCATGGAGCACGTCGGGGGCGTGAAGATCACCGACCGGGACGGGCTCGCGCGCCTGGGAGTCGACCCGGCGGCGGTGGCCAAGCTCGGGGCCGAGACGTTCCTGAAGATGGTCTTCCTGCACGGCCTGTTTCACGGCGATCCGCACCCGGGCAACTTGTTCGTGCTGCCCGGCGGACGGCTGGGCGTCATCGATTTCGGCATCGTGGGGCGCTTGGACGAAGAGACGCTGGACGCGGTGGCCGACCTGTTCATCGGCGCCACCCAGCGTGACGTGGCGCGCATCATCGACGGGCTGCTGCGACTTGACGCCGTGGGCGAAGACGCCGGTTTGGGCGCGCTGGCGCGGGACTTGTCCGACATGCTGGATCGCTACCACGGCAAGACGCTGAAAGAGCTGGCCGTAGGACTCATCGTCAACGAAGTGATCCAGCTGGTCCACGACCACCAGCTCCGCCTGCCCGCCGACCTGTTGGTTCTGGGCAAGGCGCTGGTCACCATCGAAGGCTTGGGCAAACAGCTCGATCCCGACTTCAACGCGCTGGAAGTCGCGCGGCCGTTTGCCGCTGAGCTGCTGCGGCGCCGGGTGCACCCGGCGGCGCTGGCGCGGCGGGGCACCCGGGACGCGGTGGAGCTGGCCAAAACGCTGCGGGGCTTGCCGGGCCAGCTGGAACGGGCCATCCAGCGCGTCAACCGCGGGGACGTGCGGGTGCGTGTGGCCGTCGAGGGGCTGGAACGAGCCGTCAAGCGGCTGGAACGGGGCTACAACCGCATCGCGATGGCCGTCGTGTTTGCGGCGCTCTTCCTGGGTTCCATCGTCCTCTTGAACATCGCGCCCGGGCCCACCCTGTATGGCGTGCCCGTGTTGGCCCTCATCGTCTTCGCAGCGGCCTTCGGGACGGGCTTGTGGCTGGCCCTGGTGGTCATCCGCTCGGGGCCGTGGTAA
- the secF gene encoding protein translocase subunit SecF, producing the protein MTATRFDFLRYSRFTVALAAAMVLLSLVTIAVKGFRWGIDFTGGVLLERGLGRPVTAGEVREVLLAPALADLQLGSAVVQPVPEASSVLIRFAAESADAVARVDAALAAAFGQAEERRTEFIGPVIGAELVRNALLALALSAVGMLAYLWLRFEMRFSVVAIATLLHNVIIVLGFVSLLELEVNSSFIAAVLTVLGYSVNDTIVIFDRIREHVQVREEKPSADVVNRSLNETLARTINTSLTTLLVVVSLLAFGGDTIRGFMLVLFVGIVVGSYASLFVASPLWLWWRLRGEKKPRAAAA; encoded by the coding sequence ATGACGGCGACGCGGTTCGATTTCTTGCGCTACAGCCGCTTCACCGTCGCGCTGGCAGCGGCCATGGTCCTGCTGAGCCTGGTCACCATCGCGGTTAAAGGATTCCGCTGGGGCATCGACTTCACCGGCGGCGTACTGCTGGAGCGCGGCCTCGGCCGGCCGGTCACCGCGGGCGAGGTGCGGGAGGTGCTGCTGGCGCCGGCGCTGGCCGACTTGCAGCTTGGAAGCGCGGTAGTGCAGCCCGTGCCCGAGGCGAGCAGCGTCCTCATTCGCTTTGCGGCGGAGTCGGCCGACGCGGTGGCGCGCGTCGACGCCGCGCTGGCGGCCGCGTTCGGGCAGGCGGAAGAGCGCCGGACCGAGTTCATCGGCCCCGTCATCGGCGCGGAGCTGGTGCGCAACGCGCTCTTGGCTTTGGCCCTGTCCGCCGTGGGCATGCTGGCCTATTTGTGGCTCCGGTTCGAGATGCGGTTCAGCGTCGTCGCCATCGCGACGCTGCTCCACAACGTCATCATTGTGCTCGGGTTCGTGTCGCTGCTGGAGTTGGAGGTCAACAGTTCATTTATCGCCGCGGTCCTGACGGTGCTGGGTTATTCCGTCAACGACACGATCGTCATTTTCGACCGCATCCGCGAGCACGTGCAGGTGCGCGAGGAAAAGCCGTCCGCGGACGTCGTCAACCGCAGCCTGAACGAGACGCTGGCGCGCACCATCAACACCAGCCTGACGACGCTGCTGGTCGTCGTGAGCCTGCTGGCCTTCGGCGGCGACACCATTCGCGGCTTCATGCTCGTGCTCTTCGTAGGGATCGTGGTAGGCTCCTACGCTTCGCTGTTTGTGGCTAGCCCCTTGTGGCTCTGGTGGCGCCTGCGCGGCGAGAAGAAACCGCGGGCCGCTGCGGCCTGA
- the secD gene encoding protein translocase subunit SecD, with translation MSRGNWVRVLGLLAIVAVAGASLYRFPIQLGLDLRGGIHIVLEARDGAVTDEAMEGAVAVIERRVNALGVAEPVIQRQGDRRIVVELPGVTDRETAVATIGKTAVLEIQDPLGRTVLTGADLRDARVGRDHLGRPAVEIEFTPEGAEKFARLTSRYVGDVIPHLLDGELLVAPVVNEPVTGGVGLITGNFTYEEARSLAIQLKHGALPVALQVESLSTVGPSLGQESVERSLRAGVVGLVLVVLYMLAYYRLPGFLADLALGVYVVIVVALLGRLGATLTLPGIAGFILSIGMAVDANVLIFERIKEELRAGKRVRAAVRAGFQRALAAILDSNLTTLLTAAALYYFGTGPVRGFAVTLGLGILASMFTAIVVTRWLLECALDARPGRAAAWFGVKEAVAR, from the coding sequence TTGTCTCGCGGCAACTGGGTGCGAGTGCTGGGTCTTCTTGCGATCGTCGCCGTCGCCGGCGCTTCTTTGTACCGGTTTCCGATTCAGCTGGGCCTCGACTTGCGGGGGGGCATCCACATCGTCCTGGAGGCTCGCGACGGTGCCGTGACCGATGAGGCGATGGAAGGCGCGGTAGCCGTCATCGAGCGGCGCGTCAACGCCTTAGGCGTGGCCGAGCCCGTCATCCAGCGGCAAGGCGACCGGCGCATCGTGGTGGAGCTTCCCGGCGTGACGGACCGGGAAACGGCCGTCGCCACCATCGGCAAGACGGCGGTGCTGGAAATCCAAGACCCGTTGGGACGCACGGTGCTGACCGGCGCCGACTTGCGCGACGCTCGCGTCGGCCGGGACCACTTGGGACGGCCGGCGGTGGAAATCGAGTTTACGCCGGAGGGCGCGGAAAAGTTCGCGCGGCTGACGTCCAGGTACGTGGGCGACGTGATTCCGCACCTGCTGGACGGAGAGCTGCTGGTGGCTCCGGTCGTCAACGAGCCGGTGACGGGCGGCGTCGGGCTCATTACGGGCAACTTTACCTACGAGGAAGCGCGAAGCCTGGCGATTCAGCTGAAGCACGGCGCGCTGCCGGTGGCGCTCCAGGTGGAGAGTCTCTCCACCGTAGGCCCCAGTTTGGGTCAGGAGTCGGTGGAGCGGAGCCTGCGGGCCGGCGTCGTAGGTCTCGTGCTGGTCGTGCTCTACATGCTGGCCTACTACCGCCTGCCCGGCTTTCTAGCCGACTTGGCGCTGGGCGTGTACGTCGTCATCGTGGTGGCGCTGCTGGGGCGCTTGGGCGCGACGCTGACGCTGCCCGGCATCGCCGGCTTCATCTTGTCCATCGGCATGGCCGTAGACGCCAACGTGCTCATCTTTGAGCGGATCAAGGAAGAGCTCCGGGCGGGCAAGCGGGTGAGGGCTGCGGTGCGCGCTGGTTTTCAGCGGGCGCTGGCGGCCATCCTCGACTCCAACCTGACGACGCTGCTGACGGCGGCGGCGCTGTACTACTTCGGCACCGGGCCCGTGCGCGGCTTCGCGGTCACCTTGGGCTTGGGCATTTTGGCCAGCATGTTTACGGCCATCGTCGTGACGCGCTGGCTGCTTGAGTGCGCGCTGGACGCGCGGCCCGGCCGGGCTGCGGCCTGGTTCGGCGTGAAGGAGGCGGTGGCGCGATGA
- a CDS encoding phosphohydrolase: protein MAASRRVTVETVKAEPRVAAYIAGADRHLAAQGFTEHGERHCGLVSRIAYNVLKRLGYDERQAELAAIAGWTHDVGNVVAREGHAQIGAALMAPILLDLGMPPDEVAIVIGAIGNHEEKHGHPVNEVAAALILADKSDVHRTRVRNQDVATFDIHDRVNYAVVRSFLNVDGASRSITLDLTIERDVTSVMEYFEIFLDRMVMSRRAAEALDARFHLVINGATLL from the coding sequence ATGGCGGCTTCGCGGCGCGTGACGGTGGAGACGGTGAAAGCGGAGCCGCGCGTGGCGGCGTATATCGCCGGGGCCGATCGCCACCTGGCGGCTCAAGGTTTCACGGAACACGGCGAGCGCCACTGCGGGCTGGTGTCGCGCATCGCGTACAACGTCCTGAAGCGGTTGGGGTACGACGAGCGGCAGGCCGAGCTGGCGGCCATCGCCGGCTGGACCCATGACGTGGGCAACGTCGTGGCCCGGGAGGGACATGCCCAAATCGGGGCGGCGCTCATGGCGCCCATCCTGCTCGACTTGGGGATGCCACCGGACGAAGTGGCCATCGTCATCGGCGCGATCGGCAACCATGAGGAAAAGCACGGCCACCCGGTAAACGAGGTGGCCGCGGCGCTGATTTTGGCCGACAAGAGCGACGTCCACCGCACGCGAGTGCGGAACCAGGACGTGGCTACGTTCGATATCCACGATCGCGTGAACTACGCCGTCGTGCGCTCGTTTCTCAACGTCGACGGCGCATCGCGCAGCATTACGCTGGACCTGACGATTGAGCGCGACGTGACGTCGGTCATGGAGTATTTCGAGATCTTCCTCGACCGCATGGTCATGTCGCGGCGCGCGGCTGAAGCGCTGGACGCGCGTTTTCACCTGGTCATCAACGGAGCGACGTTGTTGTAA
- the yajC gene encoding preprotein translocase subunit YajC produces the protein MLMVFYFLLIRPQVQQQKKRQQMLASLKVGDKVITIGGIHGEITALYDDELRLRVADKVELRMSRESVARVKGRD, from the coding sequence ATGTTGATGGTGTTTTACTTCCTGCTGATCCGCCCGCAGGTGCAGCAGCAGAAGAAGCGGCAGCAGATGCTGGCGTCGCTGAAGGTGGGCGACAAGGTGATCACCATCGGCGGCATTCACGGCGAGATCACCGCGCTGTACGACGATGAGCTGCGGCTGCGCGTGGCCGACAAAGTCGAGTTGCGCATGAGCCGCGAAAGCGTCGCCCGCGTGAAAGGGAGAGACTGA